One window of Cucurbita pepo subsp. pepo cultivar mu-cu-16 chromosome LG19, ASM280686v2, whole genome shotgun sequence genomic DNA carries:
- the LOC111781193 gene encoding pentatricopeptide repeat-containing protein At1g56690, mitochondrial-like, translated as MSSGLMFFRLVLNRFYCSMVGISSNSLIARYSRLGQIEKARAVFDEMGDKSIVSWNSIVAGYFHNNRPQEAQNMFDKMSERNTVSWNGLISGYIKNGMINEARKVFDKMPERNVVSWTSMVRGYAKEGMMSEAEALFWQMPERNVVSWTVMLEGLIQEGRIDEACRLFDMMPEKDVVARTSMIGGYCQAGRLAEARRLFDEMPRRNVVSWTMMITGYVQNQQVDIARKLFEVMPEKNEVSWTAMLMGYTNCGRLDEASELFNSMPIKSLVACNAMILGFGQNGEVPKARQVFDQMREKNDGTWSAMIKVYERKGLELEALQLFCMMQREGIRPNFPSLISVLSVCASLATLDHGREIHAQLVRSQFDLDVYVASVLLTMYVKCGNLVKAKQIFDKFATKDVVMWNSIITGYAQHGLGEEALQVFHDMHFSRVVPDDITFIGVLSACSYTGNVKKGLEIFNSMEMKYQVEQKIEHYACMVDLLGRAGKLNEAMDLIENMPMEADAIIWGSLLGACRTHMRLDLAEVAAKKLLQLEPKNAGPYILLSNIYASQGRWNDVAELRRTMRDRSVSKSPGCSWIDVDKKVHMFTGGESSGHPEHSEIMRTLEWLSGLLREEGYYPDRSFVLHDVDEEEKVQSLGYHSEKLAVAYGLLKLPKGMPIRVMKNLRVCGDCHTAIKLIAKVTGREIILRDANRFHHFKDGSCSCRDYW; from the coding sequence ATGTCCTCTGGATTAATGTTTTTTCGTCTAGTGCTGAATCGTTTCTACTGTTCAATGGTTGGAATTTCATCCAATTCTCTTATTGCTCGGTATTCTCGACTGGGTCAAATCGAGAAAGCTCGGGCTGTGTTCGATGAAATGGGTGACAAAAGCATTGTGTCATGGAACTCCATTGTTGCTGGGTACTTTCACAACAATCGGCCTCAGGAAGCCCAGAACatgtttgataaaatgtcTGAGAGAAATACTGTATCTTGGAACGGCTTGATTTCTGGGTATATTAAGAATGGGATGATCAATGAAGCTCGGAaagtgtttgataaaatgccTGAGAGGAATGTTGTTTCTTGGACTTCAATGGTTAGGGGGTATGCGAAGGAGGGTATGATGTCTGAGGCAGAGGCACTTTTTTGGCAAATGCCAGAAAGGAATGTAGTGTCTTGGACGGTGATGTTGGAGGGGCTTATTCAAGAAGGTCGGATTGATGAGGCTTGTAGGCTTTTTGATATGATGCCGGAGAAGGATGTGGTGGCTAGAACTAGTATGATTGGAGGGTATTGCCAAGCAGGACGTTTAGCTGAAGCTCGTAGGCTTTTCGATGAGATGCCTCGTAGGAATGTTGTGTCTTGGACTATGATGATCACTGGATATGTGCAGAACCAGCAAGTGGATATTGCTAGAAAGCTGTTTGAAGTTATGCCtgagaaaaatgaagtgtCATGGACAGCTATGCTGATGGGCTACACCAATTGTGGGCGGCTTGATGAGGCTTCAGAGCTTTTTAATTCAATGCCAATTAAGTCTCTTGTTGCTTGTAATGCAATGATTCTTGGTTTTGGCCAGAATGGGGAAGTTCCAAAAGCAAGACAAGTGTTTGATCAAATGAGAGAAAAGAATGATGGAACATGGAGTGCTATGATTAAAGTGTATGAAAGGAAAGGCCTTGAGTTAGAAGCACTACAGTTGTTTTGTATGATGCAAAGAGAAGGAATAAGGCCAAACTTTCCTTCTTTGATCAGTGTTCTTTCAGTTTGTGCTAGCTTAGCCACTCTCGATCATGGTCGAGAGATACACGCACAGCTGGTGAGATCCCAGTTTGACCTCGACGTCTATGTCGCCTCTGTTCTTCTCACGATGTATGTAAAGTGTGGCAATCTGGTGAAGgcaaaacaaatatttgataaGTTTGCAACTAAGGATGTTGTCATGTGGAACTCTATTATTACAGGATATGCCCAACATGGTCTAGGGGAGGAAGCATTACAAGTTTTCCATGATATGCATTTTTCACGTGTCGTGCCCGACGATATCACATTTATAGGAGTTCTTTCAGCATGTAGTTACACTGGCAATGTGAAAAAGGGCTTAGAAATTTTCAACTCCATGGAAATGAAGTATCAAGtggaacaaaaaattgaacattatGCATGCATGGTTGATTTGCTTGGTCGAGCGGGTAAGCTAAACGAGGCGATGGATTTAATCGAAAACATGCCGATGGAAGCGGATGCTATTATTTGGGGGTCTTTATTAGGTGCTTGTAGAACCCACATGAGATTGGATTTGGCTGAAGTTGCAGCCAAGAAGCTTCTACAGCTTGAGCCTAAGAATGCAGGGCCTTACATTTTGTTGTCAAATATTTATGCATCTCAAGGTCGATGGAACGATGTCGCCGAGTTGCGAAGAACTATGAGAGATAGAAGTGTGAGCAAGTCCCCAGGCTGTAGCTGGATTGATGTGGATAAGAAAGTACACATGTTTACAGGAGGTGAGAGCTCTGGACATCCTGAGCATTCTGAGATCATGAGAACATTAGAGTGGTTATCTGGATTGCTAAGAGAGGAAGGATATTACCCGGATCGAAGTTTTGTGCTACACGATGTcgatgaagaagagaaagtgCAAAGCTTGGGATATCATAGTGAGAAACTGGCTGTGGCTTATGGACTTCTCAAACTACCTAAAGGGATGCCGATTCGTGTTATGAAGAATCTTCGTGTTTGTGGGGATTGCCACACTGCTATTAAACTTATTGCAAAGGTTACAGGAAGAGAGATCATCTTGAGAGATGCCAATCGGTTCCATCATTTTAAGGATGGCTCGTGTTCGTGTCGGGATTATTGGTGA
- the LOC111781285 gene encoding uncharacterized protein LOC111781285, which translates to MATILRAPFFQATPPANVSTVFSSKSTLKSSSLSFRTSHSTFCCVNSSKLSRPRSIRFPKLGPFASSGNTEVSEVEEEVHESEAEDSSVSYTGVEDAASDSDINDGAEVNAEDSPQSVILAALQSYKQALADNNESQIAEIESFLKSIEDEKLAAERKLKSLTEDLSVEKDRILRISADFENFRKRTERERLSLVKNAQGEVVETLLGVLDNFERARAQIKVETEGEEKINQSYQSIYKQFNEILGSLGVVPVETVGKPFDPLLHEAIMREDSTEFDEGIILDEFRKGFLLGDRLLRPSMVKVSAGPGPEKPAEAAPSEEHDSSENYERSNTESS; encoded by the exons ATGGCCACGATTCTCAGAGCTCCATTTTTTCAGGCAACTCCTCCGGCAAATGTATCCACCGTTTTCTCTTCCAAATCCACCCTAAAATCCTCATCTCTTTCCTTCAGAACTTCTCACTCTACCTTTTGTTGCGTCAATTCCTCCAAGCTTTCTCGTCCTCGTTCTATCCGGTTCCCGAAGCTTGGCCCGTTTGCTTCCTCTGGAAATACGGAAGTTAGCGAGGTCGAAGAGGAAGTTCACGAATCTGAGGCTGAG GACTCTTCTGTTAGTTATACTGGTGTGGAAGATGCTGCAAGTGATAGTGACATAAATGATGGTGCAGAAGTTAATGCTGAGGATTCACCTCAATCAGTCATCCTAGCAGCACTTCAATCTTATAAGCAGGCTTTAGCTGATAACAATGAATCTCAAATAGCTGAAATAGAATCTTTTCTGAAGTCaattgaagatgaaaagcTTGCAGCCGAAAGGAAATTGAAATCCTTAACTGAAGACCTTTCTGTAGAGAAGGATCGAATTTTGAGGATCAGTGCTGACTTCGAAAATTTTCGGAAGAGAACAGAGAGGGAACGTCTTTCCTTGGTAAAAAATGCCCAAGGGGAAGTAGTAGAGACTTTATTGGGTGTGCTAGATAATTTTGAGAGAGCTAGGGCACAAATCAAGGTGGAGACAGAGGGAGAAGAGAAGATAAATCAGAGTTACCAGAGCATTTATAAGCAGTTCAACGAGATTTTGGGCTCATTGGGTGTAGTTCCTGTCGAGACAGTTGGAAAACCTTTTGATCCACTG CTTCATGAAGCAATTATGAGGGAGGATTCCACAGAGTTTGATGAAGGTATCATACTCGACGAGTTCCGTAAAGGATTCTTGCTCGGTGACAGACTCTTGCGACCATCCATGGTGAAAGTATCGGCTGGTCCCGGACCCGAAAAGCCAGCCGAAGCAGCACCATCAGAAGAACATGATTCAAGTGAGAATTATGAAAGATCCAATACGGAGTCATCTTAA
- the LOC111781718 gene encoding 50S ribosomal protein 5, chloroplastic yields MAFLLCSNPVSTSLHSSLFPPSPSCFPMTSAAQSSMLLMKPNVFQPKHFNGVGLGNPSFVENRSSLIVKAASEIDATVETDSSEPQPPAVPVDKLPLESKLQEREEQKARMKLAKKIRLRRKRLVQKRHLRKKGRWPPSKMKKLKNV; encoded by the exons ATGGCTTTTCTTCTCTGCTCCAATCCCGTCTCCACCTCTCTCCATTCATCTCTATTTCCGCCGTCGCCGTCATGTTTTCCGATGACCTCTGCCGCCCAAA GTTCTATGTTGCTCATGAAGCCTAATGTGTTTCAGCCAAAGCATTTCAATGGAGTTGGACTTGGAAACCCCTCTTTTGTTGAAAATAGATCGTCATTGATTGTGAAAGCTGCGTCTGAGATTGATGCTACGGTAGAAACAGACAGTAGTGAACCACAGCCCCCTGCAGTTCCAGTTGACAAACTTCCATTAGAATCAAAGCTGCAAGAGAGGGAGGAGCAGAAGGCAAGGATGAAGCTAGCAAAGAAGATAAGGCTTCGGAGGAAGCGGCTTGTTCAGAAGCGCCATTTGAGGAAGAAGGGACGATGGCCTCCTTCAAAGatgaagaagttgaagaatGTTTGA